The following coding sequences are from one Nymphalis io chromosome 5, ilAglIoxx1.1, whole genome shotgun sequence window:
- the LOC126768536 gene encoding elongation of very long chain fatty acids protein 7-like: MSYLEKMDRYLDSLKVGKSAMVDSWFMMSSPMPILSVVVLYLLFIRIGPRVMKNRSPLRMNKLISYYNASQVVLATMICVKVFKLNLFRDGILYAGCRYPSNSQNPMLLDLGWWYFFAKFTELLDTVFFVLRKKDKQLTFLHVYHHVIMALYSWSYLKFAAGGEGAILALLNSIVHVVMYTYYLLSGLGPRFQKYLWWKKYVTKMQLIQFILMLSYCAWTYNSPRCQYATGFTYFISANVTIFLLLFLNFYSKSYKIKKDCKKENIKTSNGFNKQNGTTDKSEMKDNGVCREEKNDSPSIEEIPFEVNKACGDYIKDGKVFLTRRTAKATYGPEYDFDRIIKK; this comes from the exons ATgagttatttagaaaaaatggATCGTTACTTGGATTCTTTGAAAGTCGGCAAGA GTGCAATGGTAGATTCGTGGTTTATGATGTCGAGCCCAATGCCGATATTGTCTGTTGTTGTGTTGTACTTACTCTTCATCAGGATCGGACCAAGGGTGATGAAGAACCGATCTCCGCTGCGGATGAATAAACTCATTAGCTATTACAACGCTTCGCAAGTAGTGCTTGCTACCATGATTTGCGTGAAG GTGTTTAAGTTGAATCTCTTTAGAGATGGTATATTGTATGCAGGGTGTAGATATCCGTCCAACTCGCAAAATCCTATG ctACTAGATTTAGGCTGGTGgtatttttttgcaaaattcACCGAGCTTCTAGATACAGTATTCTTCGTACTAAGGAAGAAAGACAAGCAG CTGACTTTTCTTCACGTTTATCACCACGTGATCATGGCTCTCTACTCGTGGAGCTACCTTAAATTTGCAGCTGGTGGGGAGGGAGCTATTCTTGCACTTTTGAACTCAATCGTCCATGTGGTTATGTACACTTATTACTTGCTGTCAGGCTTGGGACCAAGGTTTCAGAAGTACTTGTGGTGGAAGAAGTACGTTACTAAGATGCAATtg atTCAGTTCATATTGATGCTTTCCTACTGTGCTTGGACATACAACTCGCCTAGATGTCAATACGCTACTGGGTTCACCTATTTCATATCCGCTAATGTTACTATTTTCCTTTTATTGTTCCTAAACTTTTATTCTAAGAGTTATAAGATTAAGAAAGATtgtaagaaagaaaatataaagacaTCAAACGGATTTAATAAGCAAAATGGAACAACAGATAAATCTGAAATGAAAGATAACGGGGTTTGTCGAGAAGAAAAAAATGATAGTCCTAGTATTGAAGAAATACCATTCGAAGTGAATAAAGCTTGTGGCGATTATATAAAAGATGGCAAAGTATTCCTAACGAGGCGTACCGCTAAAGCTACATACGGACCGGAGTACGATTTCGAcaggataataaaaaaatga